One Bradyrhizobium zhanjiangense DNA segment encodes these proteins:
- a CDS encoding acyl-CoA thioesterase, with protein sequence MHAKLPHPFDDATRITAGDSSWQGHTSDDYWAFVGPFGGATAATILRALIDHPERAGDPLALTVNYCAPIAKGPFDLDLRLVKANRSSQHWSVEISQGGGEVATLATAVFAERRPSWEHGVAKCPDAKPFEQTLPFPKIAASWANQYEFRFVEGEMRIGPPQTEPASTYSKIWISDRTPRKLDMLSLMSMSDAFFGRIFHARRELVPFGTVSLTTYFHTDAEELAAEDITRVLATADAKIFHKSYGDQNGELWSPNGRLLATTTQIAYFKA encoded by the coding sequence TGCACGCCAAGCTCCCGCATCCTTTCGACGACGCCACCCGCATCACCGCCGGTGACTCCAGCTGGCAGGGGCACACCAGCGACGATTACTGGGCCTTTGTCGGTCCGTTCGGCGGCGCCACCGCCGCGACCATTTTGCGCGCGCTGATTGATCATCCCGAACGTGCCGGCGATCCGCTCGCGCTCACCGTCAATTACTGCGCACCGATCGCGAAGGGGCCGTTCGATCTCGATTTACGGCTGGTGAAGGCCAACCGCTCCAGCCAGCATTGGAGCGTCGAGATCAGCCAAGGCGGCGGCGAGGTCGCAACGCTCGCCACCGCCGTATTCGCCGAGCGTCGGCCGTCCTGGGAGCACGGGGTGGCGAAGTGCCCGGACGCCAAGCCGTTCGAACAGACGCTGCCATTCCCGAAGATCGCGGCGTCCTGGGCCAACCAGTATGAATTCCGCTTCGTCGAGGGCGAGATGCGGATCGGCCCGCCGCAAACCGAGCCCGCCAGCACCTATTCGAAGATCTGGATCAGCGACCGCACGCCGCGCAAGCTCGACATGCTGTCGCTGATGTCGATGTCGGACGCCTTCTTCGGCCGCATCTTCCATGCGCGGCGCGAACTGGTGCCATTCGGCACGGTGTCGCTGACGACGTATTTCCACACCGATGCCGAAGAGCTGGCGGCTGAAGACATCACGCGCGTGCTGGCGACGGCCGATGCGAAGATCTTCCACAAGAGCTATGGCGACCAGAACGGCGAGCTGTGGTCACCGAACGGACGACTGCTCGCGACCACGACGCAGATCGCGTATTTCAAGGCGTGA
- a CDS encoding phosphoenolpyruvate carboxykinase, with amino-acid sequence MQETGVRNGAFGADKFGLKNLKQVHWNLGAPQLYQYSLSAGEAVLSADGALCADTGEFTGRSPKDKFTVRDATTDKKMWWAGNQSITAEQFETLHQDFLKHAEGKTLFAQDLYGGADPAYRIKTRVFTELAWHSLFIRTLLIRPEAVELSSFTPELTIIDMPSFRADPKRHGVRSENVVAIDFARKIVLIGGSYYAGEMKKSVFTTLNYYLPERGVMPMHCSANVGANDDTAIFFGLSGTGKTTLSADPNRTLIGDDEHGWGPNGVFNFEGGCYAKCIKLSKEAEPEIFAASTRFGAVLENCVLDKDTRVVDFDDGSKTENTRSAYPLDFIPNASRTGRAPQPKNVVMLAADAFGVLPPIAKLSPAQAMYHFLSGYTAKVAGTERGLGNEPQPEFSTCFGSPFLPLDPSVYGNMLRELIARHNVDCWLVNTGWTGGKYGVGSRMPIKVTRALLTAALDGSLRNVEFRTDKYFGFAVPTALPGVPAEILNPVNTWKDKDEFDKTARALVGMFQKNFAKFEAQVDAEVRAAAPDVKLAAE; translated from the coding sequence GTGCAAGAGACGGGCGTGCGCAACGGTGCCTTCGGCGCCGACAAATTCGGCTTAAAGAATCTCAAGCAGGTTCACTGGAACCTCGGTGCGCCACAACTCTATCAATACTCGCTCTCAGCAGGCGAGGCGGTGCTGTCCGCCGACGGTGCGCTCTGCGCCGACACCGGCGAGTTCACCGGCCGCAGCCCGAAGGACAAGTTCACGGTGCGTGATGCCACCACCGACAAGAAGATGTGGTGGGCCGGCAACCAGTCGATCACCGCGGAGCAGTTCGAGACGCTCCATCAGGATTTCCTCAAGCACGCCGAAGGCAAGACGCTGTTCGCGCAGGATCTCTATGGCGGCGCCGATCCGGCCTACCGGATCAAGACGCGCGTCTTCACCGAGCTCGCCTGGCACTCGCTGTTCATCCGCACGCTGCTGATCCGCCCCGAGGCCGTCGAGCTGTCGAGCTTCACGCCGGAGCTCACCATCATCGACATGCCGAGCTTCCGCGCCGATCCGAAGCGCCATGGCGTGCGCTCGGAGAACGTCGTCGCGATTGATTTCGCCCGCAAGATCGTCCTGATCGGCGGCTCCTACTACGCCGGCGAGATGAAGAAGTCGGTGTTCACCACGCTGAACTACTATCTGCCCGAGCGCGGCGTGATGCCGATGCACTGCTCGGCCAATGTCGGCGCCAACGACGACACCGCGATCTTCTTCGGGCTATCAGGCACCGGCAAGACCACGCTGTCGGCCGATCCCAACCGCACCCTGATCGGTGACGACGAGCACGGCTGGGGCCCGAACGGCGTGTTCAATTTCGAAGGCGGCTGCTATGCCAAGTGCATCAAGCTGTCGAAGGAAGCCGAGCCCGAGATCTTTGCTGCATCGACGCGCTTCGGCGCGGTGCTCGAGAATTGCGTGCTGGACAAGGACACCCGCGTCGTCGATTTCGACGACGGCTCCAAGACCGAGAACACGCGCTCGGCGTACCCGCTCGACTTCATCCCGAACGCATCGCGCACCGGCCGCGCGCCGCAGCCGAAGAACGTGGTGATGCTTGCCGCCGACGCCTTCGGCGTGCTGCCGCCGATCGCAAAGCTCTCGCCGGCGCAGGCGATGTATCACTTCCTGTCCGGCTACACCGCCAAGGTCGCCGGCACCGAGCGCGGTCTCGGCAACGAGCCGCAACCGGAATTCTCGACCTGCTTCGGCTCGCCCTTCCTGCCGCTCGACCCTAGCGTCTACGGCAATATGCTGCGCGAGCTCATCGCCCGGCACAATGTCGACTGCTGGCTGGTCAACACCGGCTGGACCGGCGGCAAGTATGGTGTCGGCTCCCGCATGCCGATCAAGGTGACGCGCGCGCTGCTCACCGCTGCGCTCGACGGCTCGCTTCGCAACGTCGAATTCCGCACCGACAAATATTTCGGCTTCGCGGTCCCGACCGCCCTGCCGGGCGTGCCGGCTGAGATCCTCAACCCGGTCAACACTTGGAAGGACAAGGACGAGTTCGACAAGACCGCGCGTGCGCTGGTCGGCATGTTCCAGAAGAACTTCGCCAAGTTCGAAGCCCAGGTCGACGCTGAAGTGCGCGCCGCCGCGCCGGACGTGAAGCTAGCGGCGGAGTAG